In one Methanobrevibacter arboriphilus genomic region, the following are encoded:
- the mch gene encoding methenyltetrahydromethanopterin cyclohydrolase: protein MLSVNLEAKKTVDVMIEKADELNIAVSKLNNGATIIDCGVNVAGSLKAGEYYTKVCLGGLAEVGISIPGDLSEKFALPSVKIKTDFPAISTLGAQKAGWSVSVGDFFALGSGPARALAKKPAETYEEIGYEDDGNIAILTLESDNLPGEDVAEAIANDCGVDVKDVTLLVAPTSSLVGSIQIAGRVVENGTYKMLEALHFDVTKVKYAAGIAPIAPIDPDGLKAMGKTNDAVLFGGRTYYYIESEEGDDIKELAEKLPSSAADGYGKPFFDVFKEAEFDFYKIDKGMFAPAEVVINDLRTGELFKAGYVNVDLLKKSFGL, encoded by the coding sequence ATGCTTAGTGTTAATTTAGAAGCTAAAAAAACAGTAGATGTAATGATTGAAAAAGCTGATGAGCTTAATATAGCTGTTTCCAAATTAAATAATGGTGCAACTATTATTGATTGTGGTGTAAATGTAGCTGGAAGCTTAAAAGCTGGTGAATATTATACTAAAGTATGTCTTGGAGGATTAGCTGAAGTTGGAATTTCTATTCCTGGAGATTTGTCTGAAAAATTTGCTCTTCCTTCTGTTAAGATTAAAACTGATTTCCCTGCTATTTCCACTCTCGGTGCTCAAAAAGCTGGCTGGTCTGTAAGTGTTGGTGACTTTTTTGCTTTAGGTTCTGGTCCTGCAAGAGCATTAGCTAAAAAACCAGCAGAAACTTATGAAGAGATTGGATATGAGGATGATGGGAATATTGCAATTCTTACTCTTGAATCCGATAATTTACCTGGTGAAGATGTTGCAGAAGCTATAGCTAATGATTGTGGTGTTGATGTTAAAGATGTAACTTTACTTGTAGCTCCTACTTCTTCTCTTGTTGGATCTATTCAAATTGCTGGAAGAGTTGTAGAAAATGGTACTTATAAAATGTTAGAAGCTCTTCATTTTGATGTTACTAAGGTTAAATATGCTGCAGGAATTGCTCCAATAGCTCCAATTGACCCGGATGGTTTAAAAGCTATGGGTAAAACAAATGATGCTGTTCTCTTTGGAGGAAGAACTTATTATTACATCGAATCTGAAGAAGGTGATGACATTAAAGAATTAGCTGAAAAATTACCTTCATCTGCAGCTGATGGTTATGGAAAACCATTCTTTGATGTATTTAAAGAAGCAGAATTTGATTTCTATAAAATAGACAAGGGAATGTTTGCACCTGCTGAAGTTGTTATTAATGATTTAAGAACTGGTGAGTTATTTAAAGCAGGATATGTAAATGTTGACCTTTTAAAGAAATCATTTGGTTTATAG
- a CDS encoding 30S ribosomal protein S8e encodes MAISQGKSTRKSTGGRYIANRGKRKSELGREPAYTRLDEKKLRKIRTRGGNEKLRLASENKINVVDPESNKSETVEIITVLENSADPNYVRRNIITKGAIVETSAGKAKVTSRPGQDGVLNGVLVTE; translated from the coding sequence ATGGCGATATCACAAGGAAAATCCACAAGAAAATCAACTGGTGGAAGATACATAGCAAATCGTGGGAAAAGAAAATCAGAGCTTGGAAGAGAACCAGCTTATACTAGATTAGACGAAAAAAAATTGAGAAAAATTAGGACTCGTGGTGGAAACGAGAAATTGAGATTAGCTTCTGAAAATAAAATAAATGTTGTTGATCCAGAGTCTAATAAATCTGAAACTGTTGAAATCATTACTGTACTTGAGAATTCTGCTGATCCCAACTATGTAAGAAGGAATATTATTACAAAAGGAGCTATCGTGGAAACTAGTGCAGGTAAAGCAAAGGTAACCTCAAGACCTGGTCAAGATGGTGTCCTTAATGGTGTTTTAGTCACTGAATAA
- a CDS encoding DNA polymerase domain-containing protein, giving the protein MVAETDKQIALEEEIKSQAHKFLVDFNATLPESMELEYEGFYRRGFFVTKKRYAVIEDGVIIAKGLELVRRDWAPVAKDTQQGILMAILKDGDVEKAVQIIRKILKKVKSGDVDMKDLIIHTQITKKLSDYKQIGPHVVAAQRLEDKGMKIGRGTIIQYVVVKGKGPISQRAIPFEDSEKYIYDSDYYIDNQIIPAVSRIMESFGYTKEKLKELGEKEKQKTLDSFF; this is encoded by the coding sequence ATGGTGGCTGAAACTGATAAACAAATAGCTCTTGAGGAGGAAATAAAATCTCAAGCACATAAATTTCTTGTAGATTTTAATGCAACACTACCTGAAAGCATGGAACTTGAATATGAAGGATTCTATAGAAGAGGTTTCTTTGTAACAAAAAAAAGATATGCAGTAATAGAAGATGGAGTAATTATAGCTAAAGGATTAGAACTTGTTAGAAGAGATTGGGCCCCAGTAGCTAAAGATACCCAACAAGGAATACTGATGGCTATATTAAAAGATGGTGATGTTGAAAAAGCAGTGCAAATCATAAGAAAAATCTTAAAAAAAGTAAAATCTGGTGATGTGGATATGAAAGATCTGATTATTCACACACAAATAACCAAAAAACTATCTGATTATAAACAAATCGGACCTCATGTTGTAGCTGCGCAAAGATTAGAAGATAAAGGAATGAAAATTGGTAGAGGAACTATAATCCAATATGTGGTAGTTAAAGGTAAAGGTCCAATAAGTCAAAGAGCAATTCCATTCGAAGATTCAGAAAAATATATCTATGATTCTGATTATTATATTGATAATCAAATAATTCCTGCTGTTTCTAGGATAATGGAATCATTTGGATATACTAAAGAAAAATTAAAAGAACTTGGAGAAAAAGAAAAACAAAAAACATTAGATTCATTTTTTTAA
- a CDS encoding TIGR02253 family HAD-type hydrolase: protein MDKAIFFDIDGTLLDTSSFAEVARKAAIDVMIENGLPSNKEETYNLLKEIISKKGSNYNKHFNVLTKEICGEENNLLVALGMVTYHNVKFALLRPFPETMNILIYLKNKGYKLGVISNGITIKQWEKLVRLDIHYFFEEVITSEEVGSEKPEKKIFEEALNRMNCKAENSIMVGNKSEIDIIGAVNAGMSAILVNSDDSHMITKKTLDNSNIEIIDNIGEIYQIL, encoded by the coding sequence ATGGACAAAGCAATTTTTTTCGATATAGATGGAACATTATTAGATACTTCAAGCTTTGCAGAAGTAGCTAGAAAAGCAGCTATTGATGTGATGATTGAAAACGGCTTACCTTCAAATAAAGAAGAAACATATAATTTACTAAAAGAGATTATCTCAAAAAAAGGTTCAAATTATAATAAACACTTTAATGTTCTTACAAAAGAAATATGTGGTGAAGAAAATAACTTACTAGTTGCTTTAGGAATGGTTACATATCACAATGTTAAGTTTGCCCTACTTAGACCATTTCCAGAAACAATGAACATTCTTATCTATCTAAAAAATAAAGGATATAAATTAGGAGTAATTTCTAATGGTATAACAATAAAACAATGGGAAAAGTTAGTTAGATTGGATATTCATTATTTTTTTGAAGAAGTTATTACATCAGAAGAAGTAGGATCTGAAAAACCTGAAAAAAAAATATTTGAAGAAGCATTGAATAGAATGAATTGTAAGGCAGAAAATAGTATTATGGTAGGTAATAAATCTGAAATTGATATTATTGGAGCTGTAAATGCAGGTATGTCTGCAATACTAGTAAATTCTGATGATAGTCATATGATTACCAAAAAAACATTGGATAATTCTAATATTGAGATTATCGATAATATAGGAGAAATATATCAAATACTATAA
- the gdhA gene encoding NADP-specific glutamate dehydrogenase: MSYVSDVLEDLKKKSENQPEFIQAATEILESIEPVFEKHPEYQKAGLLERYVEPERIVIFRVPWIDDEGKVRVNKGYRIQFNSAIGPYKGGLRFHESVNLSIIKFLGFEQILKNSLTGMNIGGGKGGSDFNPKGKSDNEIMRFCQSFMTELYNYIGPDTDVPAGDIGVGSREVGFLFGQYNRISNEHHCVLTGSGLEYGGSLVRTEATGYGLVYITEEALKQRNDSFQGKTVVVSGSGNVAIYAAEKAIMLGAKVIAMSDSSGYIYDENGIQIPFIKEIKEINYGRISEYLDYFDDENLTAKFVEGSNNIWDLKCDIAFPCATQNELDGDSARKLVSNNVKYLSEGANMPCTLEATEILQKAGVVYLPGKAANAGGVATSALEMAQRSSKLCWSFEEVDSRLKAIMVNIYHCIDQAAKEYGFEENYVIGSNIAGFIKVANAMMAQGVV; the protein is encoded by the coding sequence ATGTCATATGTAAGTGATGTTTTAGAAGATTTAAAGAAAAAAAGCGAAAATCAACCTGAATTTATTCAAGCTGCAACAGAGATTCTCGAATCAATAGAACCTGTATTTGAAAAACACCCCGAATATCAAAAAGCAGGACTTTTAGAAAGATACGTTGAACCAGAAAGAATTGTAATATTTAGAGTACCTTGGATTGATGATGAAGGTAAAGTACGTGTAAATAAAGGTTATCGTATACAATTCAATAGTGCTATTGGTCCTTATAAAGGAGGATTACGTTTCCATGAATCTGTGAATTTATCCATTATTAAATTTTTAGGTTTTGAACAAATCCTTAAAAATTCTTTAACTGGAATGAATATTGGTGGTGGAAAAGGAGGTAGTGATTTTAATCCTAAAGGAAAATCTGATAATGAAATTATGAGATTTTGCCAAAGCTTCATGACTGAATTGTATAATTATATTGGTCCAGATACTGATGTTCCTGCTGGAGATATTGGTGTTGGTTCTAGAGAAGTTGGATTTTTATTTGGACAATATAATAGGATTTCAAATGAACACCATTGTGTGTTAACTGGTAGTGGTTTAGAATATGGAGGTTCTCTTGTTAGAACTGAAGCTACAGGTTATGGTCTTGTTTATATTACAGAAGAAGCATTAAAACAGAGAAACGATTCTTTTCAAGGTAAAACTGTTGTTGTTTCTGGTTCTGGAAATGTTGCTATTTATGCTGCTGAAAAAGCTATTATGTTAGGTGCAAAGGTTATAGCTATGTCTGACTCTTCTGGATATATTTATGATGAGAATGGTATTCAAATACCTTTTATAAAAGAAATTAAAGAAATTAATTATGGTAGAATATCTGAATACTTAGATTATTTTGATGATGAAAATTTGACTGCAAAATTTGTTGAAGGTAGTAATAATATTTGGGATCTTAAATGTGATATAGCATTTCCCTGTGCAACTCAAAATGAGTTAGATGGAGATTCTGCTAGAAAACTTGTTTCTAATAATGTTAAATATTTATCTGAAGGAGCTAATATGCCCTGCACTCTTGAAGCAACAGAAATTTTACAAAAAGCAGGCGTTGTTTATCTTCCTGGAAAAGCAGCTAATGCTGGTGGAGTAGCTACAAGTGCATTAGAAATGGCTCAAAGAAGTTCAAAGTTATGTTGGTCTTTTGAAGAAGTTGATTCAAGATTAAAAGCTATTATGGTAAATATATACCATTGTATTGATCAGGCTGCTAAAGAATATGGCTTTGAAGAAAATTATGTTATTGGATCTAACATAGCAGGTTTTATAAAAGTAGCTAATGCTATGATGGCTCAAGGTGTTGTTTAA
- a CDS encoding beta-ribofuranosylaminobenzene 5'-phosphate synthase: MIIKTPSRIHMALIDLNGSYGRRDGGIGLTISKPNFVLEAEILEKGISIDFDKNIKDNDIKNQCLLKIKDSAEKIISHFNIDNGFHFNVNEAFLTHSGLGSGTQISLATAKLICEYNGISINGVELGKILGRGGTSGVGIYSFDQGGLIIDGGHDINEKTEFLPSSASKANPPNLIGRYDFPKEWDILIAIPESRTIMGKNEVNIFQEYCPVPKRDVEKLSHLIFMNLIPFLLEKNIKSFGNVINEIQKIGFKKVELDLQKEKIKTAMEKMREFGAYGVGMSSFGPSIYGILDKKNRDAFKATKEFIGEDGIVFKTKAQNHGFELKR; this comes from the coding sequence ATGATTATAAAAACTCCATCAAGAATACATATGGCATTAATAGATTTGAATGGATCTTATGGGAGACGTGATGGAGGTATTGGATTAACAATATCTAAACCAAACTTTGTTCTAGAAGCTGAAATACTGGAAAAAGGAATAAGTATTGATTTTGACAAGAATATAAAAGACAATGATATAAAAAACCAATGCCTTTTGAAAATAAAGGACTCTGCAGAAAAAATAATTTCACACTTTAATATAGATAATGGATTCCATTTTAATGTTAATGAAGCCTTTCTAACACATTCAGGATTAGGTTCTGGAACTCAAATATCTTTAGCTACTGCAAAATTAATATGCGAATACAATGGAATATCAATAAATGGAGTAGAATTAGGGAAAATTCTTGGTAGAGGAGGAACATCTGGTGTCGGAATATACTCTTTTGATCAAGGAGGACTTATAATAGATGGAGGTCATGATATAAATGAAAAAACAGAATTTTTACCATCTTCAGCTTCAAAAGCTAACCCTCCAAACTTAATTGGAAGATATGATTTTCCAAAAGAATGGGATATACTGATAGCCATTCCTGAATCTAGGACGATAATGGGAAAAAATGAAGTAAATATCTTTCAAGAATATTGTCCTGTTCCAAAAAGAGATGTTGAAAAACTATCCCATCTTATCTTTATGAATTTAATTCCATTTCTCTTAGAAAAAAATATTAAGTCTTTTGGTAATGTTATTAATGAAATTCAGAAAATAGGGTTTAAAAAGGTGGAATTAGACCTTCAAAAAGAAAAAATTAAGACAGCAATGGAAAAAATGAGAGAATTTGGAGCTTATGGTGTGGGTATGAGTTCATTTGGACCATCCATATATGGAATATTGGATAAAAAAAATAGGGATGCATTTAAAGCAACAAAAGAATTTATTGGAGAAGATGGCATTGTTTTCAAAACAAAAGCTCAAAATCATGGTTTTGAGCTAAAAAGATGA
- a CDS encoding ZIP family metal transporter, whose product MFPDFIYASFWGFIGTFSLIIGSVLGYYFNIPKKILASFTIFSAGILSSAVCFEILFEAYSYGGLAPTVYGFIIGAFIFTIFDIVIHHLNIKNRKLKNPSNNVINFDNGYNDFDSSSNNKNENSKDNKSNILNNFYIKNGDNSNRFFLGKGVLFSLKNALFEVYAHKSKKEYNKYQVESFIIMIGVILDGIPEAIAIGLLVIIGGPISLALVFSILIVNLFESLSGSTDMKLGGWNKKSILLIWSSVTILATISATLSFIIFSNTDHFVLSIALGIAAGALISLIADVMLPEAFKETHELTGLLMGLGFLTSFILSHLKFH is encoded by the coding sequence ATGTTTCCTGATTTTATCTATGCGTCATTTTGGGGATTTATTGGAACTTTTTCATTGATTATTGGGTCAGTTTTAGGATATTATTTCAATATTCCTAAAAAAATATTGGCTTCATTTACAATATTTAGTGCAGGAATTTTAAGTTCTGCTGTGTGCTTTGAAATACTTTTTGAGGCATATAGCTATGGAGGACTAGCTCCAACTGTATATGGGTTCATTATCGGTGCTTTTATTTTCACGATTTTTGATATTGTTATACATCATTTAAATATAAAAAATAGAAAATTGAAAAATCCTTCTAACAATGTTATTAATTTTGATAATGGATATAATGATTTTGATAGTTCTAGTAACAATAAAAATGAAAATAGTAAAGATAATAAAAGTAATATTCTCAATAATTTTTATATTAAAAATGGAGATAACTCAAATAGATTTTTTTTAGGTAAAGGTGTTTTATTTTCTTTAAAAAATGCATTATTTGAAGTCTATGCTCATAAATCTAAAAAAGAGTATAATAAATATCAAGTTGAAAGTTTCATTATCATGATAGGGGTTATATTAGATGGTATTCCTGAGGCAATAGCTATTGGACTTTTGGTAATTATTGGAGGGCCTATTAGTTTAGCTTTAGTGTTTTCTATCTTGATTGTTAATTTATTTGAAAGTCTTTCTGGATCAACTGATATGAAATTAGGTGGATGGAATAAAAAATCAATACTTTTAATATGGTCATCTGTAACAATATTAGCTACTATATCTGCAACATTAAGTTTCATTATTTTTTCTAACACTGATCATTTTGTTTTATCTATTGCTTTAGGAATAGCTGCTGGAGCTTTAATTTCACTTATAGCTGATGTTATGCTTCCAGAAGCTTTTAAAGAAACTCATGAATTAACTGGACTTTTAATGGGTTTAGGATTTTTAACTTCTTTTATTTTGTCTCACTTAAAATTTCATTGA
- a CDS encoding right-handed parallel beta-helix repeat-containing protein translates to MLTITISTLLLISLSSTSAAEHNITNSTVGGLNKTVAESTDGDLINLENGIYTDNITNIIIDKNLTIKGENRENTILNAQQLGRIFYINPGNTLTLINITIINGYANSGGAIFNNGGKITLTNCNFSNNTANDGSGGAIFNSGPNMEVINSSFSNNTASRTAGAIFNNAINITVINSIFNNNVAGIDGGAIEHSGSNLKIINSRFTNNRANSSGGAVYNYASDLEVTNSNFTNNTSLAPDSWGGGAIYSTGGNKIIINSSKFTNNKATSYGGAIDIYYGDNITVTKSEFNGNNASYGGAIFNTAGTKFLINSSKFSKNKASNDGGAIYNYYTEEMNVVDSNFTENIAEGYGGVIFNDAMMRLSGNIMENNNALLGKEIYNNGSMGILKLKYLNNSTIKVNNKTKINIYATLTDDMGNSITGQNISFYINGEYIGVSDAIEGYATIEYTVIGNKDDNLQVTGNYSGHDPYAINIANGMILIVANQTNHTNNTNHTNNTNNTNNINNENDTTNNYDNIVSAKMKETGIPTTILLVLLSLLGSILIKRKR, encoded by the coding sequence GTGCTTACAATTACAATTTCAACATTACTATTAATCAGCTTATCTTCAACAAGTGCTGCAGAACACAATATAACAAATAGCACAGTTGGAGGATTAAATAAAACAGTAGCCGAATCAACCGATGGAGATTTGATAAATCTTGAAAATGGTATATATACCGATAATATAACTAACATAATCATAGATAAAAACTTAACAATCAAGGGGGAAAATAGAGAGAACACTATACTTAATGCTCAACAATTAGGAAGAATATTTTATATTAACCCAGGAAACACCTTAACTTTAATAAACATAACCATAATTAATGGATATGCTAATAGTGGAGGGGCAATATTTAACAATGGAGGAAAAATAACACTAACTAATTGTAATTTTAGTAACAATACTGCAAATGATGGAAGTGGAGGAGCAATATTTAATAGTGGACCAAACATGGAAGTTATTAATTCTAGTTTTTCCAATAACACAGCAAGTAGAACTGCTGGTGCTATTTTTAATAATGCAATTAACATAACCGTTATTAACTCTATTTTTAATAATAATGTTGCTGGAATTGATGGTGGAGCTATAGAACATAGTGGTTCAAACCTAAAAATTATTAATTCTCGATTCACAAATAACAGAGCTAATAGTAGTGGTGGAGCAGTTTACAACTATGCAAGTGATCTAGAAGTTACTAACTCAAATTTTACAAATAATACATCCCTTGCTCCAGATAGTTGGGGTGGTGGTGCTATATATAGTACTGGAGGAAATAAAATCATTATAAACAGTTCCAAATTTACTAATAACAAAGCCACTAGCTATGGAGGAGCTATAGACATATATTATGGAGATAATATAACAGTAACAAAATCTGAATTCAATGGAAATAATGCGAGTTATGGAGGAGCCATTTTCAATACTGCAGGCACTAAATTCCTAATAAATAGCTCTAAATTTAGCAAAAACAAGGCAAGTAATGATGGTGGAGCAATTTACAACTACTATACTGAAGAAATGAATGTTGTTGATTCAAATTTCACAGAAAATATAGCAGAAGGTTATGGAGGAGTTATATTTAATGATGCCATGATGAGACTTTCAGGAAATATAATGGAAAACAATAATGCTCTTTTAGGAAAAGAAATTTACAATAACGGATCAATGGGAATATTAAAACTTAAATATCTCAATAATTCAACAATAAAAGTTAATAATAAAACTAAGATTAATATATATGCTACTTTAACCGATGATATGGGTAATAGTATTACTGGTCAAAATATATCATTCTATATTAATGGAGAATATATTGGAGTTTCTGATGCTATTGAAGGTTATGCAACTATAGAATATACAGTTATTGGAAATAAAGATGATAATTTACAAGTTACTGGTAATTATAGTGGTCATGACCCATATGCAATAAACATAGCAAATGGTATGATTTTAATAGTTGCAAATCAAACAAACCACACCAACAATACAAACCATACTAATAATACAAACAACACCAACAATATAAATAATGAAAATGACACCACAAATAATTACGATAACATTGTAAGTGCAAAAATGAAGGAAACTGGAATACCAACAACAATACTTTTAGTGTTATTAAGTCTATTGGGTTCAATTCTAATTAAAAGAAAAAGATAG
- a CDS encoding right-handed parallel beta-helix repeat-containing protein, with protein MFKNKKISFILLATLFCFLLLVSISSTYANEANITNTTNEGIKGSLGNDTINLDGGIYSGENNTNISFDNSRNITIQSSDPNNKAIIDLGGDEGVTFINNTGAIDSLGSLTLKNLVFKNARFFALICFNSKLTVINCTFIHNNALLFGLIDMGYHSQLNIIDSDFINNTGRYGTAIATGPSTKSIRITNCDFINNRASESGGALFIFSSEFNNTNITNCNFINNSALNGGAIYNYDGAKNIVNCTFINNTASSLGGAIYNENNVNLNIYNGTFINNTGFSGGAIANSNIDYINISNSNFINNTAFVYGGAIYNDQSNGLNVSNSNFIGNNASDGGAIYNEDFNQIIINSTFTNNSATGSGGAIYNFGDNQNIFNSTFMNNFATGSGGAIYNFGDNQNIFNSTFMNNSASDGGAIYTYSNYQNIDNCDFISNNASFQGGAIYQFGNNHTITNSEFIGNNVSDDGGAIYINGDCNNITNCNFKNNHAGYRAGALYQNGFSNIINDSIFTNNSASKGGAIYSNSNMNGSVINSSFINNNGFYAGAIYISNTNFYNIINSSFVSNNASYGGAIFNNEIYMKLAKLAELDNMGLSQVINSSFINNTADFGGAVFNSGSLNISNSNFTNNTAIKGAGGIFNNKFLFVTNNFMTGNFVIGNFAILGGNVIYNNGSLNVVLSYLNNTTINVYKKSFTLFAYLTDDMGNPITGQNVSFFVNNVFIGNSTAYEGYSSINYLINQTKGILLVNGDYSGHNDQNITIKNGYLLISKTNVLSTIILDKNHYWVNETLNGVFKVVNIGDGDGENITALISFPNSFKLYNFTVSKGYFDSSTGIWYIGDLALNESVSMFFTGSFKEKGEKIFVINVNGDNINTSSDSKAVIVYKKHSPGPNPGPNPGPKPKPSPNHSTDNNVSAGMKKSGLPIFTLLLILITSAITFRIKK; from the coding sequence ATGTTTAAAAATAAAAAAATAAGCTTTATTTTATTAGCTACTTTATTTTGTTTTTTGCTTTTAGTTTCAATTAGTTCTACATATGCTAATGAAGCTAATATCACTAATACTACTAATGAAGGTATTAAAGGTAGTTTAGGCAATGACACTATAAATTTAGATGGTGGTATTTACAGTGGAGAGAACAATACTAATATTTCCTTTGATAATAGTAGGAATATTACAATTCAAAGTTCTGATCCCAACAATAAAGCCATTATTGATCTTGGCGGTGATGAAGGAGTAACTTTTATAAATAATACTGGTGCTATTGATAGTTTAGGGAGTTTAACACTGAAAAACTTAGTGTTTAAGAATGCTAGATTCTTTGCATTAATTTGTTTTAATTCAAAATTAACTGTGATCAACTGTACTTTTATACATAATAATGCATTACTTTTTGGTTTAATTGATATGGGCTATCATTCGCAACTTAATATTATAGATTCTGATTTTATAAACAATACTGGACGATATGGGACTGCAATTGCTACTGGTCCTTCTACTAAAAGTATAAGAATTACTAATTGTGATTTTATAAATAATCGTGCTTCTGAGTCTGGTGGGGCACTTTTTATATTTTCTTCAGAATTTAATAATACTAATATTACTAATTGTAATTTTATAAACAATAGTGCTTTAAATGGTGGTGCTATTTATAATTATGATGGTGCAAAGAATATTGTTAATTGTACTTTTATAAATAATACTGCATCTTCTCTTGGAGGTGCAATATATAATGAAAATAATGTTAACCTTAATATCTATAATGGTACTTTTATAAATAATACAGGTTTTTCTGGTGGTGCAATAGCTAATTCTAATATAGACTATATAAATATCTCTAATTCTAACTTTATTAATAACACTGCATTTGTTTATGGTGGCGCTATTTATAATGATCAGTCTAATGGTTTAAATGTTTCAAATTCTAATTTTATAGGTAATAATGCTTCTGATGGTGGTGCTATCTATAATGAAGATTTTAATCAGATTATTATAAATTCTACTTTTACTAATAATTCTGCTACTGGTTCTGGTGGTGCTATTTATAATTTTGGAGATAATCAGAATATATTTAATTCTACTTTTATGAATAATTTTGCTACTGGTTCTGGTGGTGCTATTTATAATTTTGGAGATAATCAGAATATATTTAATTCTACTTTTATGAATAATTCTGCTTCTGATGGTGGTGCTATTTATACTTATTCTAATTATCAAAATATTGATAATTGTGATTTTATAAGTAATAATGCTTCTTTCCAAGGAGGTGCTATTTACCAATTTGGAAATAATCATACTATAACTAATTCTGAATTCATTGGAAATAATGTTTCTGATGATGGTGGTGCAATTTACATTAATGGAGATTGTAATAATATTACAAACTGTAATTTTAAAAATAATCATGCAGGTTATAGGGCTGGAGCACTATATCAAAATGGTTTTAGTAATATAATTAATGATTCTATATTTACAAATAATAGTGCTAGTAAAGGAGGAGCAATATATAGTAACTCTAATATGAATGGTAGTGTAATTAATTCTTCTTTTATAAATAATAATGGATTTTATGCTGGTGCAATCTATATTTCCAATACTAATTTTTATAATATAATTAATTCTTCTTTTGTTAGTAATAATGCTAGTTATGGAGGAGCTATTTTTAATAATGAGATTTATATGAAGCTTGCTAAGCTTGCTGAATTAGATAATATGGGCCTTAGTCAAGTTATTAATTCTAGTTTTATAAATAATACTGCAGACTTTGGAGGGGCTGTTTTTAATTCTGGTTCTTTAAATATTTCTAATTCTAACTTTACAAATAATACAGCAATTAAAGGTGCTGGAGGTATTTTTAACAATAAATTTTTATTTGTAACTAATAATTTTATGACAGGTAATTTTGTAATAGGTAATTTTGCAATTTTAGGTGGAAATGTTATTTATAATAATGGCTCTTTAAATGTTGTTTTATCATATTTGAATAATACTACTATTAATGTTTATAAAAAAAGTTTTACTTTATTTGCATATTTAACTGATGATATGGGTAATCCTATCACTGGTCAAAACGTTTCTTTCTTTGTTAATAATGTATTTATTGGAAATTCAACAGCTTATGAAGGATATTCTTCAATTAATTATTTAATTAATCAAACTAAAGGTATTTTACTTGTTAATGGTGATTATTCAGGTCATAATGATCAAAATATCACTATTAAAAATGGATATTTGTTAATTAGTAAAACTAATGTTTTATCAACTATTATTTTGGATAAAAATCATTATTGGGTTAATGAAACTCTTAATGGTGTTTTCAAAGTTGTTAATATTGGTGATGGTGATGGTGAAAATATAACTGCCCTTATTAGTTTTCCAAACAGCTTTAAATTATATAATTTTACTGTTTCTAAAGGTTACTTTGATTCTAGCACTGGAATTTGGTATATTGGTGATTTAGCTCTAAATGAAAGTGTTAGTATGTTTTTCACTGGCTCATTTAAAGAAAAAGGTGAAAAGATTTTTGTAATTAATGTTAATGGGGATAATATAAATACTTCTTCAGATAGTAAGGCTGTTATTGTTTATAAAAAACATTCTCCAGGTCCTAATCCTGGCCCTAATCCAGGTCCAAAACCTAAACCTTCTCCTAATCATTCTACAGATAATAATGTTAGTGCAGGTATGAAAAAGTCAGGTTTGCCTATTTTTACATTGTTACTAATATTAATAACTTCTGCCATAACATTTAGGATTAAAAAATAG